A genomic region of Trichothermofontia sichuanensis B231 contains the following coding sequences:
- the asnB gene encoding asparagine synthase (glutamine-hydrolyzing) yields MCGIVGIVNLKEPQFVPEDLLRQMLAAIRHRGPDEFGIYRDEWASLGNARLSIVDLGGGQQPIGNEDGSLWIVFNGEIFNYLELRPILEAEGHRFRTDCDTEVILHLYEKYGPSCLNYLNGQFAIAIWDNWNRSLFLARDRLGICPLFYSTANGQLVFGSEIKTLLIHPQIQAEIDPDSLAQIFTFWSVLVPRSIFKKIYNLPPAHYLLIQGGQLQVHPYWEPDFTIPATPERTTEEYLEEFECLLIDATLLRLRADVPVGAYLSGGLDSSTTTAIIRQYTSNSLDTFSIAFSDPTFDESQFQQYMAAFLGTEHQVIDCTQADIGQAFPQMLWHTEMPTLRTAPAPMFLLSRLVRDHNLKVVITGEGADEFLGGYDIFKEMAIRRFWAKQPHSTRRPQLLKRLYPEIARLSHSSEAFLTAFFKQDLTDIDSPIYSHLIRWSNTAKLHRFLRQRPGESIRQWAEDLVPLPARFRQWSPLGQAQYLEIVTFLSPYLLCSQGDRVAMAHSVEGRFPFLDYRLVEFANRLPPQLKLRGLKEKWLLRQLASKRLPPEIWQRRKRPYRAPIHRSFFGPDAPTYVNELLSPPALEESGLFNPLAVSQLVNKAQKAQQLSEVEDMAIAGLISTQLIYQQFIKAFPSQFPTLGAKDRVKVVNRGT; encoded by the coding sequence ATGTGTGGAATTGTCGGTATTGTCAATTTAAAAGAGCCACAATTTGTACCAGAAGATTTATTGCGGCAGATGTTGGCAGCGATTCGTCATCGTGGGCCAGATGAGTTCGGTATTTACCGAGATGAGTGGGCTAGCCTGGGTAATGCTCGTCTGAGTATTGTTGATTTGGGAGGTGGACAACAACCCATTGGTAATGAGGATGGGAGTCTATGGATTGTTTTTAACGGTGAAATTTTCAACTATTTGGAATTACGTCCTATCCTAGAAGCTGAAGGTCACCGCTTTCGTACAGATTGTGATACAGAGGTCATTCTACATTTATACGAAAAATACGGGCCAAGCTGTTTGAACTATTTGAATGGACAGTTTGCGATCGCGATTTGGGACAATTGGAATCGTAGTTTGTTTCTGGCTCGCGATCGCTTGGGAATTTGCCCCCTCTTTTATTCAACAGCTAATGGTCAATTAGTATTTGGCTCGGAAATAAAAACCTTACTAATACATCCTCAGATACAGGCAGAAATTGATCCGGATAGCCTAGCTCAGATCTTTACCTTTTGGAGTGTTTTAGTTCCTCGTAGTATCTTTAAGAAGATTTACAATCTGCCGCCGGCGCACTATTTGCTGATTCAGGGAGGGCAGTTGCAAGTCCATCCCTATTGGGAACCTGATTTCACTATTCCGGCTACACCGGAGCGCACTACTGAGGAATACCTAGAGGAATTTGAGTGCCTGCTGATTGATGCTACCTTACTACGTCTACGGGCTGATGTCCCCGTCGGGGCTTATCTGAGTGGCGGTTTAGACTCTTCTACAACCACAGCTATTATCCGTCAGTATACATCCAATTCTCTAGACACCTTCTCGATCGCCTTTTCCGATCCGACATTTGATGAGAGCCAATTTCAACAGTATATGGCTGCCTTTCTAGGGACGGAGCACCAGGTCATTGACTGTACTCAAGCTGATATTGGCCAAGCCTTCCCGCAAATGCTGTGGCATACTGAAATGCCTACACTGCGAACTGCCCCTGCCCCCATGTTTCTGCTTTCCCGACTGGTTAGGGATCATAACTTAAAAGTGGTGATTACGGGCGAGGGAGCCGATGAGTTCTTAGGCGGTTATGATATTTTTAAGGAAATGGCAATTCGCCGGTTTTGGGCAAAACAACCCCACTCAACGAGGCGACCTCAACTGTTAAAACGCTTGTATCCAGAAATTGCCCGTTTAAGTCATTCTAGCGAGGCTTTTTTAACTGCATTTTTCAAACAGGATCTTACTGATATAGATTCTCCTATCTATTCCCATCTCATTCGTTGGTCGAATACCGCAAAACTCCATCGATTTTTGCGGCAACGACCGGGAGAGTCTATTAGACAATGGGCAGAAGATTTAGTGCCGCTACCAGCTCGCTTCCGGCAATGGTCACCCTTGGGACAAGCACAATACCTGGAAATTGTCACCTTCCTCAGTCCCTACTTACTTTGTTCCCAGGGCGATCGAGTGGCAATGGCACACTCTGTCGAAGGGCGTTTCCCTTTCCTAGACTATCGCCTAGTAGAATTTGCCAACCGCTTGCCTCCTCAACTAAAGCTACGAGGCTTGAAGGAAAAATGGCTACTTCGCCAGTTGGCTAGCAAACGACTTCCTCCTGAAATTTGGCAGCGTCGTAAACGTCCCTATCGTGCTCCTATCCACCGTAGTTTTTTTGGACCCGATGCTCCCACTTATGTTAACGAGTTACTCTCACCTCCAGCTTTAGAGGAATCAGGACTGTTTAATCCCCTTGCAGTTAGTCAACTGGTCAACAAAGCCCAAAAAGCACAACAATTGAGTGAAGTAGAAGATATGGCCATTGCTGGCCTTATCTCTACCCAACTGATCTATCAACAATTTATCAAGGCTTTCCCTAGCCAGTTTCCGACACTGGGTGCAAAAGATCGGGTCAAAGTTGTGAATCGAGGAACTTAG
- the nadE gene encoding NAD(+) synthase, producing MIVNPETAPPFGRHSLDLDVEKETERLVTQLRQAIYHTLHRQGAVLGISGGIDSSVVLALCVRALGPDRIVALKLPEGESDPESLTLAQMVADHYGVCTVTENISAALEGFGCYRRRNAAIQQFFPDFGPGWGAKITLPGSLLEQKTLNVFYLTVTSPTGQVLTKRLPPKQYLQIVAASNFKQRSRMAMLYYHAELHNYAVIGTANKNEHLLGFFVKHGDAGIDVNPIEHLFKTQVYQLARYLGVPEPIQKRTPTSDTYPGGSSQEEFFFRLPFEILDTIWLGYERGVPQELIAQGLNLTTEQVGRVIDDIIRKQRTTLYLRTPVINMGNELARELI from the coding sequence ATGATAGTAAACCCAGAAACTGCTCCCCCGTTTGGTCGTCATTCTCTGGATCTTGACGTTGAGAAAGAGACGGAACGCCTGGTTACTCAGTTGCGACAGGCTATTTATCATACTTTACACCGCCAGGGAGCAGTTTTAGGGATTAGTGGTGGCATTGACTCTTCTGTTGTCTTAGCACTCTGTGTTAGAGCTTTGGGGCCAGATCGAATTGTGGCTTTGAAACTTCCTGAAGGTGAATCTGACCCTGAAAGTTTGACCCTAGCTCAGATGGTTGCTGATCACTATGGTGTTTGCACCGTCACGGAAAATATCTCTGCGGCCTTGGAAGGATTTGGCTGTTATCGTCGTCGTAATGCAGCTATTCAACAATTTTTTCCTGACTTTGGGCCTGGTTGGGGGGCAAAAATTACGCTTCCAGGTAGCCTTTTAGAGCAAAAAACTCTCAATGTTTTCTATCTGACTGTCACTAGCCCAACCGGTCAAGTTTTGACGAAACGTTTACCCCCAAAACAGTACCTACAGATTGTTGCTGCCTCTAACTTTAAACAACGATCGCGGATGGCCATGCTTTACTATCATGCCGAACTCCACAATTATGCAGTCATTGGCACAGCAAATAAAAATGAACATTTACTTGGTTTTTTTGTTAAGCATGGGGATGCTGGCATTGATGTCAATCCTATTGAACACCTCTTTAAAACCCAAGTTTATCAACTAGCGCGTTATTTAGGCGTTCCTGAACCTATCCAGAAACGAACACCTACTTCAGATACTTATCCAGGGGGAAGTAGCCAGGAAGAGTTCTTTTTCCGCCTACCTTTCGAGATTTTAGATACCATTTGGTTAGGATATGAACGAGGTGTTCCTCAGGAGTTAATTGCCCAGGGATTGAATCTTACAACTGAGCAAGTAGGACGGGTTATCGACGATATTATCCGCAAGCAACGGACAACGCTTTACCTCAGAACTCCAGTTATTAATATGGGAAATGAGTTAGCACGAGAACTTATTTAG
- the ppc gene encoding phosphoenolpyruvate carboxylase translates to MSSPLNPANDALDPLVTPAVAPKSADTLIPTSASGSQRPAAGNPPNPHRSESDADRGDTTRVAYRHPSQPPPHRPPMQTTGDFARVTTNIGAADKLLLNRRLRLTEEIWQAVLCEECGQDLVDLLITLRQLCSPEGQAPNFVESQVLRVIEQLDLEEAIRLTRAFALYFQLINIVEQHYEQRQQQQQYRDNYNQSVQDAVRGGLGATHLRTSVDQALASVRGPARSPAEGSTTVETSFHASLLEKSLLVSGAPRKGPATLQWLFPELKRLNVPPQHIQRLIDDLDVRMVFTAHPTEIVRHTIRSKQRRIAGLLSQLDLIEAGSQSPMADWEADTIRQKLMSEVRLWWRTDELHQFKPSVLDEVDYTLHYFQEVLFDAVPKLFDRFNRALHSVFPYLRPPRTNFCKFGSWVGADRDGNPSVTPQVTWRTACYQRRLVLDKYIQSVEKLIGLLSPSLHWSQVLPELLEALEQDRIQMPEIYEAKAIRYRQEPYRLKLTYVLERLKNTRTRNLCLDNSAMMERTAPDCPTTNLYRSGDEFLAELRLIQSSLVQTGLTCEELETLIRQVEIYGFNLAQLDLRQESSQHGNAIDEITAYLQILPKPYTEMTERERCDWLIQEIKTRRPLIPTNLPFSARTCEIIETFRMTNQLQQEFGQEMCQTYIISMSHSVSNLLEVLLLAKEAGLYDPATGISRLQVVPLFETVEDLRRAPAIMQQLFELPFYRALLAGGYEAMAQANPTVTPLQEVMLGYSDSNKDSGFLSSNWEIHKAQKALQAIAEEHGIALRIFHGRGGSVGRGGGPAYEAILAQPGRSISGRIKITEQGEVLASKYSLPELALYNLENITTAVIQASLLRTGFDNIEPWNEIMEELAARSRQHYRQLIYEQPDFIDFFHQVTPIEEISKLQISSRPSRRSGKRDMANLRAIPWVFSWTQTRFLLPSWYGVGTALRDFLNEAPDEHMSLLRYFYYKWPFFKMAISKVEMTLSKVDLQIAHHYVRELSRPEDRGRFEHLFEQISREYHLTRDLVLAITEHQRLLDGDPELQASIQLRNGSIVPLGLLQVSLLKRLRQYQAQTTSGTVMRSRYSQSELLRGAHLTINGIAAGMRNTG, encoded by the coding sequence ATGAGTTCACCTCTCAATCCCGCGAATGATGCCTTGGACCCCTTAGTCACACCAGCAGTGGCCCCCAAGTCAGCGGACACGCTGATCCCCACCTCAGCGAGCGGGAGCCAGCGCCCGGCTGCCGGGAATCCTCCTAATCCGCACAGGAGTGAATCAGACGCTGACAGAGGCGATACGACACGGGTGGCCTATCGCCACCCCTCCCAACCCCCGCCGCATCGGCCCCCCATGCAAACGACGGGTGACTTCGCGAGGGTTACGACCAATATCGGGGCTGCTGACAAACTCCTGCTCAATCGTCGTCTGCGGTTAACGGAAGAAATCTGGCAGGCGGTTTTGTGTGAGGAGTGTGGTCAGGACTTAGTGGATTTACTCATCACCCTGCGTCAACTCTGCTCACCGGAAGGACAGGCGCCGAATTTTGTGGAGTCGCAAGTGTTGCGGGTCATTGAACAGTTGGATCTTGAGGAAGCGATTCGGCTGACCCGTGCCTTTGCCCTCTACTTCCAACTGATTAACATTGTTGAGCAGCACTACGAACAACGGCAGCAACAGCAGCAATATCGCGACAATTATAACCAGAGTGTGCAGGATGCTGTGCGAGGAGGGTTGGGGGCAACCCATTTGCGCACGAGTGTGGATCAAGCCCTAGCCAGTGTGCGGGGACCCGCCCGATCGCCGGCTGAAGGGTCTACGACGGTAGAGACCTCGTTCCATGCCAGCTTGTTAGAGAAGAGTTTGCTGGTGTCGGGGGCACCCCGCAAGGGACCGGCAACGCTGCAATGGCTGTTCCCAGAACTGAAGCGGTTGAATGTTCCGCCCCAGCATATCCAGCGCTTGATTGATGATCTGGATGTGCGCATGGTGTTCACTGCTCACCCGACGGAAATTGTGCGCCACACGATCCGCAGTAAGCAACGGCGGATTGCTGGACTCCTGAGTCAGTTGGATCTGATTGAAGCGGGGAGTCAGTCGCCCATGGCGGATTGGGAAGCAGACACGATCCGTCAAAAACTGATGTCAGAGGTGCGGCTCTGGTGGCGGACGGATGAACTCCATCAATTCAAACCATCGGTGCTGGATGAGGTGGACTACACCTTGCACTATTTCCAGGAGGTGTTGTTTGATGCGGTGCCCAAACTCTTCGATCGCTTCAATCGCGCTCTGCACAGTGTATTTCCCTATCTGCGTCCGCCTCGGACTAATTTCTGCAAATTTGGGTCTTGGGTGGGGGCCGATCGTGACGGGAATCCCTCGGTAACCCCCCAGGTGACCTGGCGTACGGCCTGTTATCAACGCCGGCTCGTGTTGGATAAATACATCCAATCGGTCGAGAAGCTAATTGGGCTGCTGAGTCCGTCTCTGCACTGGAGTCAGGTATTGCCGGAACTGCTCGAAGCCCTGGAACAGGATCGTATCCAGATGCCAGAAATCTACGAGGCTAAGGCGATTCGGTATCGTCAGGAACCCTATCGCCTGAAGCTGACCTATGTGCTGGAGCGTCTGAAAAATACCCGCACCCGCAACCTGTGTTTAGACAATAGCGCCATGATGGAGCGCACGGCACCGGATTGTCCGACGACGAATTTGTATCGATCGGGTGATGAATTTCTGGCGGAGCTACGGTTGATCCAGAGCAGTCTGGTGCAGACGGGCTTGACCTGTGAGGAATTGGAAACGCTGATCCGTCAGGTGGAGATCTACGGCTTTAACTTGGCCCAACTTGACCTCCGGCAGGAAAGCTCCCAGCACGGCAATGCGATCGATGAAATCACCGCCTATCTCCAGATCTTGCCGAAACCCTATACCGAAATGACGGAGCGTGAACGCTGTGATTGGTTGATACAGGAAATCAAGACCCGGCGGCCTCTGATCCCAACGAATCTGCCTTTTTCGGCCCGGACTTGCGAGATCATCGAAACCTTCCGGATGACTAACCAGTTGCAACAGGAGTTTGGCCAGGAGATGTGCCAAACCTACATCATCAGCATGAGCCATTCCGTGAGTAATCTGCTGGAGGTGTTGCTGCTGGCCAAGGAAGCGGGGTTATATGATCCAGCCACAGGGATCAGTCGCCTTCAGGTAGTACCCTTGTTTGAGACGGTGGAGGATCTACGGCGGGCACCGGCGATTATGCAACAGTTGTTTGAGTTACCCTTCTACCGAGCCTTGCTGGCGGGGGGCTATGAGGCGATGGCTCAAGCCAATCCCACGGTAACCCCGCTGCAAGAGGTAATGCTGGGCTACTCCGACAGTAATAAGGATTCCGGTTTCCTCAGCAGTAATTGGGAAATTCATAAGGCCCAGAAGGCGTTGCAGGCGATCGCCGAGGAGCACGGCATTGCCCTGCGGATTTTCCACGGTCGCGGGGGGTCAGTCGGTCGCGGCGGGGGACCTGCCTATGAGGCGATCTTGGCCCAGCCGGGACGCAGTATCAGTGGCCGCATTAAGATTACTGAGCAGGGGGAAGTACTAGCCTCCAAGTATTCGCTGCCAGAACTGGCGTTGTATAACCTGGAAAATATCACTACAGCGGTGATTCAGGCGAGCTTGCTGCGCACGGGGTTTGACAATATCGAACCCTGGAATGAAATCATGGAGGAGTTGGCGGCCCGATCGCGGCAGCACTATCGCCAGTTGATCTACGAGCAACCAGATTTTATTGATTTCTTCCATCAGGTGACGCCGATCGAGGAAATTAGCAAGCTGCAAATTAGTTCGCGACCCTCGCGGCGATCGGGGAAACGGGATATGGCAAACCTACGGGCTATCCCTTGGGTGTTTAGCTGGACGCAAACCCGCTTCTTGCTACCTTCATGGTACGGTGTGGGAACAGCTCTACGGGACTTTCTCAACGAGGCACCGGATGAGCACATGAGCTTGCTGCGTTATTTCTACTACAAGTGGCCATTCTTCAAGATGGCGATTTCTAAGGTCGAAATGACCCTCTCGAAGGTGGATCTGCAAATTGCTCACCACTATGTGCGGGAGTTGTCGCGACCGGAGGATCGGGGGCGCTTTGAACATCTGTTTGAGCAAATTTCTAGGGAGTATCATCTGACGCGCGATCTGGTCCTAGCAATTACAGAGCATCAACGCTTGCTTGATGGTGACCCCGAACTGCAAGCCTCAATTCAACTGCGCAATGGTTCGATCGTTCCCTTGGGGCTTCTCCAGGTCTCGCTGCTGAAGCGCTTGCGCCAATACCAAGCCCAAACGACAAGTGGCACAGTGATGCGATCGCGCTATAGCCAGAGCGAACTTTTGCGCGGTGCCCATCTAACCATTAACGGTATTGCAGCCGGAATGCGTAATACGGGTTGA
- a CDS encoding type IV pilin-like G/H family protein, with product MNTKISVTDGWNDRSNELTPRLKRRGHESGFTLIELTVVMLIVTMLSVIALPSFLNQANKAKQSEAKTYTGTFLRAQQAYYLEQHAFAATLDLLSAGIPTQTANYQYLADGPYNIAAPDENIVIFGNSLKAPLKSYTGMVQVGMLTGSGEVTTLMSLCESNSPGLGSIPAPVPATNGPVCSPGTTAIMK from the coding sequence ATGAATACAAAAATAAGTGTAACCGATGGTTGGAACGATCGCTCAAACGAGCTAACGCCTCGACTCAAACGACGTGGTCATGAGTCGGGCTTTACCCTGATTGAACTAACAGTGGTAATGCTGATAGTGACAATGCTATCGGTGATTGCATTGCCCTCATTCTTGAACCAGGCCAATAAGGCCAAACAATCGGAAGCCAAAACCTACACTGGTACATTTCTCCGTGCCCAACAAGCCTATTACCTAGAACAACATGCCTTCGCTGCAACCCTAGATTTGCTCTCGGCAGGCATTCCTACTCAAACAGCTAACTATCAATATCTGGCAGATGGCCCTTATAATATAGCTGCTCCAGATGAAAATATTGTCATTTTCGGTAACTCCCTAAAAGCACCGCTGAAAAGCTATACCGGCATGGTCCAGGTGGGGATGCTGACCGGTAGTGGTGAAGTGACGACTCTGATGAGCCTGTGTGAAAGTAATTCACCAGGGCTAGGGAGTATTCCAGCGCCTGTGCCTGCTACGAACGGGCCGGTGTGCTCTCCTGGTACTACTGCGATCATGAAGTAG
- a CDS encoding tetratricopeptide repeat protein, translating to MASPTTTLIKENPYIIGRPIYEPELFFGREDLFQFVADNLAKQAKVILLHGQRRIGKSSVLSQIPNFVRLPEFVFVSLSLEGQADKPLAEVLYVLASEILAELDLPPDLVELPDQDAFQRRYQVFAEVFLPQVYRALAGKKLVLLLDEFDVLHSNGLGTAVEQFFPYLHEVVDRQESLFIIPVVGRRLNDLPNLLNLFREAPYQEVGLLKPEPTYRLITEPAKGILDYHADALAAIVELTAGHPYFTQVLCFAIFTQARERQAWQVHRADVEAVIERAIEIGEGGLAWFRDGLPIPERVVLSAVAESQQQRVAATQPAADILTLLQQHGVELTETLYQAGLRLLEWHFIQEPALPASEHPRHVYDVTIELVRRWLVKRYPLRDEILELEKLDPEAQRLYEEARQRDQAGNLTAAIAAYEQALNHNPNHFSSLFDLAHAYWQTHRRDRARALYQRLVLVDPIRVAMFAPPHPNSEPAAEPPPQVAALVPQHPAIQSLVQRIAEHQSKIAQEQHKPQPNWHLIEHWQMSIHAFEKSIQQLYQRLESRR from the coding sequence ATGGCATCTCCAACCACAACGCTCATCAAAGAAAATCCCTACATTATCGGTCGGCCTATTTACGAGCCAGAGTTATTCTTTGGCCGGGAGGACCTGTTTCAGTTTGTGGCCGATAATTTGGCTAAACAAGCTAAGGTGATTCTACTCCACGGCCAGCGCCGGATTGGCAAGTCATCGGTGCTCTCCCAAATCCCTAACTTTGTCAGACTGCCAGAGTTTGTTTTTGTTTCCCTATCCCTGGAAGGACAGGCGGATAAACCCCTGGCTGAGGTCCTTTACGTCCTGGCCAGTGAAATTCTAGCCGAACTCGATTTGCCGCCTGATCTGGTGGAACTGCCTGACCAGGACGCGTTTCAACGGCGGTATCAAGTCTTTGCGGAGGTCTTTTTACCCCAGGTTTATCGGGCACTGGCAGGGAAAAAGCTGGTCCTATTGCTGGATGAATTTGATGTCTTGCACAGTAACGGGCTGGGGACGGCGGTGGAGCAGTTTTTCCCCTACCTGCACGAAGTGGTCGATCGCCAGGAGTCGCTCTTTATCATCCCCGTAGTGGGACGGCGGCTCAACGATCTACCCAACCTACTTAACCTGTTCCGGGAAGCGCCCTACCAGGAAGTGGGCCTACTCAAGCCAGAGCCAACCTATCGCCTGATCACCGAACCTGCCAAGGGCATTCTCGACTACCATGCTGATGCGTTGGCCGCCATTGTCGAACTCACGGCAGGCCATCCCTACTTTACCCAGGTACTTTGTTTTGCCATCTTTACCCAGGCCAGAGAGCGCCAGGCATGGCAGGTGCATCGTGCCGATGTTGAAGCGGTGATTGAGCGAGCGATCGAGATCGGTGAAGGCGGATTAGCCTGGTTCCGGGATGGCTTGCCCATCCCGGAGCGGGTGGTGCTGTCGGCGGTGGCCGAGTCCCAACAACAACGGGTGGCAGCCACCCAACCAGCAGCAGATATTCTGACCCTGTTGCAGCAGCATGGGGTGGAGCTGACCGAAACCCTCTATCAAGCAGGTTTGCGCCTGCTGGAGTGGCATTTTATCCAGGAGCCGGCCCTGCCCGCTTCCGAACATCCCCGCCACGTTTATGACGTGACGATCGAGTTGGTGCGCCGCTGGTTGGTGAAGCGCTATCCCCTGCGGGACGAAATTCTCGAACTGGAGAAACTTGATCCTGAGGCCCAACGTCTCTATGAGGAAGCCCGTCAACGCGACCAGGCAGGCAATCTGACGGCGGCGATCGCGGCCTATGAACAAGCCCTCAACCATAATCCCAACCATTTCAGTAGTTTATTTGACCTGGCCCATGCCTATTGGCAAACTCACCGCCGCGATCGGGCACGGGCACTCTACCAACGGCTGGTGTTGGTCGATCCCATCCGTGTGGCCATGTTCGCCCCCCCCCACCCCAACTCCGAACCGGCAGCCGAACCCCCACCTCAAGTCGCCGCGTTGGTGCCGCAACACCCTGCCATCCAGAGCCTAGTGCAACGGATCGCCGAGCACCAGAGCAAAATTGCCCAAGAACAACACAAACCTCAACCCAACTGGCATTTGATTGAACACTGGCAAATGAGTATTCACGCTTTTGAGAAAAGCATTCAGCAGCTCTATCAACGCTTGGAGTCCCGGCGATGA
- a CDS encoding ATP-binding protein: MAANPFFVGGPTPSEYFIGRSREIKIAFDQISKRAHAAFYGSSGMGKSSLLKLFLSPDIWQQQGQAMAPAFIVYINCTDINPFTPPRFFREVLSALQEEIEADPDLAAEVATLLQADTPIAKNDLRKVLKSIGQRDRFLLLLIDDYDYALRPHADYSETEMLTFLSEFRNLAVHSRESRYLATIVTSFRRLTELGPSLPPSGSPWYNHYLFQPLRPFSAQEVETYFFQVDSPLFIPIAPSLKAGVLEITGGHPALLQQAGYLLYDTLQAGQIPDIEAFARDFESRTEHFFKNTWDFSTETERVLMMLIALLRLQGRLNERERYRLNGIDLILSQRRRELIDLEERGVIKPLSPPAETAYAFASSMMEWWVIQELENSDEAILTGRERVLLNLMSRDQVEQVQAVIRQVWQQREALQSLIEWIVRLLKA, translated from the coding sequence GTGGCTGCCAATCCATTTTTTGTCGGTGGACCAACCCCCAGCGAATATTTCATTGGACGATCGCGTGAAATTAAAATTGCCTTTGACCAGATCAGCAAACGTGCTCATGCTGCTTTCTACGGCAGTTCTGGCATGGGCAAATCCTCCCTGTTGAAGCTGTTCCTGTCTCCGGACATTTGGCAACAGCAGGGTCAGGCAATGGCGCCAGCCTTCATTGTTTACATCAATTGCACGGATATCAACCCGTTTACACCGCCGCGCTTTTTCCGGGAAGTTCTGAGTGCGCTTCAGGAGGAAATTGAGGCCGACCCCGATCTAGCCGCGGAGGTGGCAACCCTGCTGCAAGCAGACACCCCGATCGCTAAGAACGACCTGCGCAAAGTGTTGAAAAGCATTGGTCAGCGCGATCGCTTTTTGTTGCTGTTAATCGACGACTACGACTATGCCCTGCGTCCCCATGCCGACTACAGCGAAACCGAAATGCTCACCTTTTTGAGTGAGTTTCGTAACCTGGCGGTCCACAGTCGAGAAAGTCGCTACCTCGCCACGATCGTCACCTCCTTCCGACGGCTGACCGAACTGGGTCCATCCCTGCCCCCCAGTGGCTCCCCCTGGTATAACCACTACCTCTTCCAACCCCTGCGTCCCTTCTCAGCCCAGGAAGTCGAAACCTACTTTTTCCAGGTGGATTCACCCTTGTTTATCCCGATCGCGCCATCCCTCAAAGCGGGGGTATTGGAAATCACGGGTGGCCATCCCGCCCTGCTCCAACAGGCAGGGTATTTACTCTACGACACCCTGCAAGCCGGCCAAATCCCCGATATCGAAGCCTTTGCCCGCGACTTTGAAAGCCGGACCGAACATTTTTTCAAAAACACCTGGGACTTTTCCACTGAGACAGAGCGAGTCTTGATGATGCTGATTGCCCTGCTGCGCCTCCAGGGACGGCTTAACGAACGCGAACGCTACCGCCTCAACGGCATTGATCTTATCCTGAGCCAGCGCCGCCGCGAACTGATCGATCTCGAAGAACGGGGCGTCATCAAACCCCTCAGCCCACCCGCGGAAACAGCCTATGCCTTTGCATCCTCTATGATGGAGTGGTGGGTGATTCAGGAACTCGAAAACAGTGACGAGGCCATCTTGACCGGACGCGAACGGGTCTTGCTGAACCTGATGAGTCGCGACCAAGTCGAGCAGGTCCAGGCCGTCATCCGCCAAGTGTGGCAGCAACGGGAAGCCCTCCAATCACTCATCGAATGGATTGTGCGCTTACTAAAAGCCTGA